A single region of the Bombus fervidus isolate BK054 chromosome 18, iyBomFerv1, whole genome shotgun sequence genome encodes:
- the LOC139996481 gene encoding PHD finger-like domain-containing protein 5A: MAKHNPDLIFCRKQPGVAVGRLCENCEGKCVICDSYVRPCTLVRVCDECNYGSYQGRCVICGGPGVSDAYYCMECTVQEKDRDGCPKIVNIGCSKTDIFYERKKFGFKKR; the protein is encoded by the exons ATGGCAAAACATAATCCAGATTTAATTTTCTGTAGAAAACAACCGGGAGTTG caGTAGGAAGGTTATGCGAGAACTGTGAAGGTAAATGTGTAATTTGTGATTCTTATGTAAGGCCTTGTACTTTGGTTCGGGTTTGTGATGAATGCAATTATGGATCTTATCAAGGGAGATGTGTTATATGTGGTGGACCTGGTGTGTCTGATGCCTATTATTGCATGGAATGTACAGTCCAAGAGAAAGAT CGTGATGGTTGTCCAAAGATTGTAAATATTGGGTGTTCAAAGactgatatattttatgaaaggaaaaaatttGGGTTCAAAAAAAGATAA
- the LOC141445727 gene encoding dynein beta chain, ciliary-like: MTLNSKLFILNGTTCRKSYNFSNLLMGELTINPEMEDLQNYIMMDAVPPSWTKRAYPSELGLNSWFTDMLYRINELSNWTADFNLPPSVWLGGFFYPQSFLTAIMQQTARRNEWPLDKMCLYCEVLRKTKEEVTSAPREGAYINGLYMEGARWDVQAGCIMESRFKELFPLLPIMYIRAIKQDKQDLKNMYECPVYKTRSRSPTYVWTFNLRTKERASKWILGGVASLLQN; the protein is encoded by the exons ATGACATTAAATTCGAAATTGTTTATATTGAATGGAACTACTTGTAGAAAAAGTTATaacttttcaaatttattgatG GGAGAATTAACTATTAATCCTGAGATGGAAGatctacaaaattatataatgatGGATGCTGTTCCGCCGTCTTGGACAAAACGAGCTTACCCTTCAGAATTAGGATTAAACAGTTGGTTCACGGATATGTTGTatcgaataaatgaattatctAATTGGACTGCAGATTTTAAC TTACCACCGTCGGTATGGCTAGGTGGTTTTTTCTATCCTCAATCATTTCTAACTGCAATTATGCAACAAACCGCACGCAGAAATGAATGGCCATTGGACAAAATGTGTTTATATTGCGAAGTACTGAGAAAAACCAAAGAAGAAGTCAC ATCAGCACCAAGAGAAGGCGCATATATAAACGGATTGTACATGGAAGGTGCACGATGGGACGTTCAAGCAGGATGTATCATGGAGTCGCGATTTAAAGAATTGTTTCCATTATTACCAATAATGTATATTAGGGCGATTAAACAGGACAAACAAGATTTAAAGAATATGTATGAATGCCCTGTATATAAAACACGATCGCGAAGTCCTACTTACGTGTGGACGTTCAATTTAAGAACTAAGGAGAGAGCTAGTAAGTGGATTCTTGGTGGAGTGGCAAGTCTATTACAaaactaa